In the Sarcophilus harrisii chromosome 1, mSarHar1.11, whole genome shotgun sequence genome, one interval contains:
- the ARPP21 gene encoding cAMP-regulated phosphoprotein 21 isoform X10 translates to MSEQGESTTQSAEAPGAEQEARTPENGIIQSDSLDEEEKLELQRRLAAQNQERRKSKSGAGKGKLTRSLAVCEESSSRPGAEGLQDQEAVHLQLSRLPSLQEDEKPRKEDSEREKEKPKEKAWEKSKVRMLSKDCSQEYTDSTGIDLHEFLVSTLKSNPRDRMILLKMEQEIMDFISDDKNHYKKFPQMSSYQRMLVHRVAAYFGMDHNVDQTGKSVIINKTGSTRIPEQRFCEHLKDDKGEEGQKRFILKRDNSSIDKEDNQLCPSAVLQRQMSGLISTPEGQPG, encoded by the exons ATGTCAGAGCAAGGGGAGTCCACCACGCAGTCTGCCGAGGCCCCTGGGGCGGAGCAGGAAGCCAGGACCCCAGAGAACGGCATCATTCAGTCGGACAGCCTggatgaggaagagaagctggaacTTCAG CGGCGGCTGGCAGCTCAGAACCAGGAGAGGAGGAAGTCCAAG tcAGGAGCAGGGAAGGGCAAGCTGACCCGGAGTCTGGCTGTCTGTGAGGAGTCTTCCTCCCGCCCAGGAGCAGAGGGGCTCCAAGACCAG GAGGCAGTTCATTTGCAGCTTTCCAGGCTTCCCAGCCTGCAAGAGGATGAGAAGCCCAGGAAAGAggactcagagagagagaaggagaagccCAAGGAGAAAGCCTGGGAGAAGTCCAAGGTCCGAATGCTGTCCAAAG ATTGCAGCCAGGAGTACACCGACTCCACGGGCATCGACTTGCACGAGTTCCTGGTCAGCACCCTGAAGAGCAACCCCAG GGACAGGATGATACTCTTGAAAATGGAACAAGAAATCATGGACTTCATCAGTGACGACAA GAATCATTACAAAAAGTTTCCTCAGATGTCATCCTATCAGAGGATGCTGGTGCACCGAGTGGCTGCGTACTTCGGAATGGATCACAACGTGGACCAAACTGGAAAATCGGTCATCATCAACAAGACTGGGAGCACCAGAAT ACCAGAGCAAAGGTTCTGTGAACATTTAAAAGATGACAAAGGTGAAGAAGGCCAGAAGCGGTTTATCTTGAAGCGAGATAACTCTAGTATTGATAAAGAAGACAATCAG CTGTGTCCTTCCGCTGTCCTTCAGCGCCAAATGAGCGGGCTCATCAGTACGCCGGAGGGCCAGCCGGGATAG
- the ARPP21 gene encoding cAMP-regulated phosphoprotein 21 isoform X11, whose product MSEQGESTTQSAEAPGAEQEARTPENGIIQSDSLDEEEKLELQRRLAAQNQERRKSKSGAGKGKLTRSLAVCEESSSRPGAEGLQDQTL is encoded by the exons ATGTCAGAGCAAGGGGAGTCCACCACGCAGTCTGCCGAGGCCCCTGGGGCGGAGCAGGAAGCCAGGACCCCAGAGAACGGCATCATTCAGTCGGACAGCCTggatgaggaagagaagctggaacTTCAG CGGCGGCTGGCAGCTCAGAACCAGGAGAGGAGGAAGTCCAAG tcAGGAGCAGGGAAGGGCAAGCTGACCCGGAGTCTGGCTGTCTGTGAGGAGTCTTCCTCCCGCCCAGGAGCAGAGGGGCTCCAAGACCAG aCTCTCTGA